The following are encoded together in the Heterodontus francisci isolate sHetFra1 unplaced genomic scaffold, sHetFra1.hap1 HAP1_SCAFFOLD_54, whole genome shotgun sequence genome:
- the LOC137359147 gene encoding neuropeptides capa receptor-like, with protein MDHELEVNLLEIGLLSRGKCGLSTCTTRYLVAMAMADLLVIISEVILWRIGYYYFPGSFLDITPVCSVIAVLSRAATDCSVWFTVTFSFDRFVAICCQKVKTKYCTKTTAAVVLATSCIVLCLKNVPFYFIFEPREIIDNVPWDCYRNPSYYTAPGWVGFDWFAVVLTPLLPFTLVLLLNALTIRHVLVASRVQKGLKCQSRVENHTDPEMESRRKSIILLFSISGSFILLWLVYVMDFLYYNITGTDHSDYTDSEYIFGEFGFILRTLSCCINTFICMAIQSKFREQVKNAMTYPVASIIQLMNKQNN; from the exons ATGGACcacgagctggaag TTAATTTACTGGAGATTGGCttgctgtcccggggaaagtgcggactctccacctgcaccactcgctacctggtggccatggcaatggcggatctactggtcattatctctgAAGTCATCCTTTGGCGGAtcggttattattatttcccgggatctttcctggacatcacgcctgtgtgtagtgttattgcTGTCCTAagtcgtgcagccacagactgctctgtctggttcactgtcactttctcctttgatcgatttgtggctatttgttgccagaaggtaaaaacaaaatattgcaccaagacaactgcagctgtggttctcgcGACAAGCTGCATTGTTCTCTGCTTAAAAAACGTTCccttctactttatatttgaaccgaGAGAGATAATTGACAACGTGCCGTGGGACTGTTATCGAAATCCAAGCTATTATACTgcacccggatgggtgggatttgactggtttgctgtggttttaactccattgctcccattcactttagtcttgttgctcaacgctctgacaatcAGACacgttttagtggccagtcgagtccagaAGGGACTGAAGTGTCAGAGCAGGGTAGAAAATCAcactgatccagagatggagagcagaaggaagtctataattttactcttcagcatatctggcagcttcatacttctgtggttggtgtatgttatggatttcttatattataacattacaggaactGATCATAGCGATTACACCGATTCTGAATACATATTTGGAGAATTTGGGTTTATATTGCGGACTTTAAGTTGCTGCATAAACACGTTTATTTGTATGGCGATTCAGTCGaaattcagagagcaggtcaaaaaTGCAATGACATATCCAGttgcatcaattattcaattaatgaacaagcaaaacaactga